The Vitis riparia cultivar Riparia Gloire de Montpellier isolate 1030 chromosome 10, EGFV_Vit.rip_1.0, whole genome shotgun sequence genome includes a region encoding these proteins:
- the LOC117923227 gene encoding cysteine proteinase inhibitor 1-like: MELQSQFLCRLFCVFVFIILTANAAAPVTAGGWNEIPDVINNTHVQDLGMFAVLAYNNSTASSLFFYAVFQAQAQIAEGLNVRMVIQALESELPKMYKAYVWEKPWENFKNLTFFEPVLV, from the coding sequence atggaacttCAAAGTCAGTTCTTGTGCCGGCTCTTCTGTGTCTTCGTCTTCATCATTTTAACTGCAAATGCAGCAGCCCCAGTGACAGCGGGTGGATGGAATGAGATTCCGGACGTGATCAACAACACTCACGTTCAAGATTTAGGCATGTTTGCAGTGCTGGCATACAACAACTCCACCGCCTCCAGCCTGTTCTTCTATGCGGTGTTTCAGGCTCAAGCGCAGATTGCCGAAGGCCTGAATGTTAGGATGGTGATTCAAGCACTTGAAAGTGAGCTGCCAAAGATGTATAAAGCTTATGTGTGGGAGAAACCATGGGAGAACTTCAAGAACCTTACCTTCTTTGAGCCTGTTCTGGTCTAA
- the LOC117924264 gene encoding heavy metal-associated isoprenylated plant protein 16-like, producing the protein MKQKVVISVSLNGNKNCQSKAMKIAAGFSGVNSTAIEGEDKNQIVVVGENIDVIELVKKLKKKVGFSTLNSVTPADGEEKEEDEEEKPIEWPYRQVGIPQYYLYDVPLNRSNDCSIL; encoded by the exons ATGAAG CAAAAGGTGGTGATCAGTGTCTCCTTAAACGGCAACAAGAATTGTCAGTCCAAAGCCATGAAGATTGCAGCTGGTTTTTCAG GTGTTAACTCTACAGCAATAGAAGGTGAGGACAAGAATCAAATTGTTGTTGTAGGTGAGAACATCGATGTGATTGAGCTCGTaaagaaattgaagaagaagGTTGGATTCTCTACACTCAATAGTGTGACTCCAGCGgatggagaagaaaaagaggagGACGAAGAAGAGAAGCCTATTGAGTGGCCATACCGTCAAGTGGGCATACCACAATATTACCTCTATGATGTTCCTTTAAATCGCTCAAACGACTGTAGTATCCTCTAA
- the LOC117923837 gene encoding tonoplast dicarboxylate transporter: MNSEHNTNGVSDDLKAPLLPVQATTMETSSGASLMSIFTPKSFFILLGPLLCTLICLFVKLDGPVTSRNMLAVLAWMFAWWITEAVPMPITSMSPLFLFPLFGIASADDVAHSYMDDVISLVLGSFILALAVEHYNIHRRLALNITLIFCGDPLNPPLLLLGICATTAFVSMWMHNVAAALMMMPVATGILQRLPSGPTRSPHVDKFCRAVVLGVLYSAAVGGMSTLTGTGVNLILVGMWKSYFPEADPISFNTWFFFGFPLALLVFFALWAILCCLYCSRGAGPALSAYLDKSSLRRELQMLGPMAFAEKMVLAVFSMLIVLWMTRSITDDVPGWGALFNGRVGDGTASVMMATLLFIIPNKKQKGEKLMDWNKCKKLPWNIVLLLGAGFAIAAGVRSSGLADVLSKALTFLEHAPYLVIAPAVCLISSTVTEFTSNNSTTTLLVPLLIQVAQTMHVHPLLLMVPGAIGAQFSYLLPTGTPSNVVGFTTGHIEIKDMIKTGVPLKIAGIAALSLLMPSLGAYVFGTNEEM; this comes from the exons ATGAATAGTGAGCATAACACTAATGGGGTTTCTGATGACCTCAAAGCTCCACTGCTTCCAGTCCAGGCGACCACAATGGAGACCTCAAGTGGGGCGTCTCTCATGTCCATTTTCACACCCAAGAGCTTCTTCATCCTCTTGGGGCCTCTGCTCTGCACCCTCATCTGCCTTTTTGTGAAGCTTGATGGCCCTGTGACCAGCAGGAACATGTTGGCTGTTCTTGCTTGGATGTTTGCTTGGTGGATCACTGAAGCTGTGCCTATGCCCATCACCTCCATGTctcctctcttcctctttcCCCTCTTTGGAATCGCTTCCGCAGATGATGTTGCTCACTCCTACATGGATGATGTGATTTCCCTTGTTCTTGGAAGCTTCATACTTGCTCTTGCTGTTGAGCATTACAACATCCATAGAAGATTGGCCCTCAAT ATTACCTTGATCTTTTGTGGAGATCCACTGAATCCCCCATTGCTTCTCCTTGGCATCTGTGCCACCACAGCCTTTGTGAGTATGTGGATGCACAATGTTGCAGCAGCACTGATGATGATGCCCGTAGCCACTGGTATCTTACAGAGGCTACCATCAGGTCCAACTCGATCTCCCCATGTGGATAAATTCTGCAGAGCAGTGGTGCTTGGGGTGTTATACTCTGCTGCAGTTGGGGGAATGAGCACTCTCACCGGTACTGGCGTCAATCTCATATTGGTAGGAATGTGGAAGAGCTACTTCCCAGAGGCAGACCCCATCAGCTTTAACACATGGTTCTTCTTTGGCTTCCCTTTGGCTTTGCTGGTTTTCTTTGCCTTGTGGGCTATTCTCTGCTGCTTGTACTGCTCCAGGGGTGCAGGTCCTGCTCTGTCTGCTTATTTGGACAAATCCAGTCTCAGAAGAGAGCTTCAAATGTTGG GTCCAATGGCTTTTGCTGAAAAGATGGTGTTGGCTGTGTTTTCG ATGCTAATAGTCTTATGGATGACAAGGAGCATAACAGATGATGTTCCTGGATGGGGAGCTCTCTTCAATGGCCGTGTAGGCGATGGGACTGCCAGT GTGATGATGGCAACCTTATTGTTCATAATTCCAAACAAGAAGCAAAAGGGGGAGAAGCTGATGGACTGGAACAAATGCAAGAAGCTGCCATGGAACATCGTATTGCTACTAGGCGCTGGCTTTGCCATAGCTGCCGGAGTCCGGTCAAGTGGCCTGGCTGATGTGTTGTCAAAGGCCTTGACTTTCCTGGAACACGCTCCCTACTTGGTCATTGCGCCTGCCGTCTGTCTCATAAGTAGTACGGTTACTGAGTTCACCTCAAACAATTCCACAACAACACTCCTTGTTCCCCTTCTCATCCAAGTAGCCCAAACCATGCACGTCCACCCGCTCCTTCTCATGGTTCCTGGAGCCATTGGAGCACAGTTTTCTTACTTGCTGCCCACTGGAACTCCTTCGAATGTCGTCGGGTTCACAACAGGACACATTGAAATCAAAGATATGATCAAGACAGGAGTGCCTCTTAAGATTGCTGGAATTGCTGCATTATCCCTTCTAATGCCTTCACTTG GAGCGTATGTTTTTGGGACAAACGAAGAAATGTGA
- the LOC117923838 gene encoding cysteine proteinase inhibitor 1-like, producing the protein MARGQYRLSLLLASFLLVAVASDALLGGWSPIEDVKNPHVQEIGKFAVEAHNKLTATKLKFQSVIKGQTQVVAGTNYRLTVMAKNGAASKKYEAVVWEKLDGTKQLTSFQPV; encoded by the coding sequence ATGGCGCGGGGGCAATACCGTCTTTCTCTCCTCCTGGCTTCGTTCCTCCTCGTCGCAGTAGCCTCCGATGCTCTTCTCGGCGGCTGGAGCCCGATCGAGGACGTGAAGAACCCTCACGTGCAAGAGATCGGGAAGTTCGCGGTGGAGGCGCACAACAAGTTGACCGCGACGAAGCTGAAGTTCCAGAGCGTGATAAAGGGCCAGACTCAGGTCGTCGCCGGCACCAACTACCGGCTAACGGTGATGGCCAAGAACGGCGCCGCATCGAAGAAGTACGAGGCGGTTGTTTGGGAGAAGCTGGATGGCACTAAGCAGCTCACTTCCTTTCAACCCGTCTGA